Proteins from a genomic interval of Capsicum annuum cultivar UCD-10X-F1 chromosome 4, UCD10Xv1.1, whole genome shotgun sequence:
- the LOC107867889 gene encoding RHOMBOID-like protein 8 isoform X2 produces MDHHRLSEMCKTKKNKSLISLSTTQYSFHLSKPPEFSPENMANTSKFQSQVEIKQQCCPTALRFSTELTADELINEERVPFPFFRPLSQKRANTWIISLFVILHLGAFIATMIVNDCWENSHGDCALKSLRRFSFQPLLENPLLGPSASALDEIGALRETLLTNNHQLWRIFTSPWLHAGLFHLIINLSAIIFVGLHLEQEFGPSRIGVIYILSAFTGSLVASLFVQDRPSVCSSGALVGLLGTMLSGLIRNWKYYTNKFAGLVATMTILMTSLVLGLIPYVNNFANFGGFMSGFLLGFVLLFRPQQEKQTQNKGGLFDFDAKHIVKCRNTFDKPVQRGAALVIFVFLLAGIIMAVLHDININKYCSWCHYFDCIPSKWWSCTDEAFHCEMVNSEHLTLSCSNTGRFRVLPFNNISEARFQDMCNLICS; encoded by the exons ATGGATCATCACCGCCTCTCGGAAATGTgtaaaactaaaaagaataagTCTCTGATTTCTCTGTCTACCACTCAATATTCTTTTCATCTATCGAAACCGCCTGAGTTCTCACCGGAAAATATGGCAAATACTTCGAAATTCCAAAGCCAGGTTGAGATCAAGCAACAATGTTGTCCAACGGCGCTGAGATTCTCCACTGAGCTGACGGCCGACGAGTTAATAAACGAAGAGAGAGTTCCATTCCCATTCTTTAGGCCGTTGTCACAGAAGAGAGCTAATACATGGATTATCTCTCTCTTTGTGATCCTTCATTTGGGCGCTTTCATAGCTACAATGATTGTTAATGATTGCTGGGAGAATTCTCATGGCGATTGTGCTCTAAAATCTCTCCGTAGGTTCTCTTTTCAGCCGCTTTTGGAGAATCCTCTGCTCGGTCCCTCTGCTTCTGC GTTGGATGAAATTGGAGCGCTACGGGAGACTTTGCTGACTAATAATCATCAACTGTGGCGGATCTTCACAAGCCCATGGTTGCATGCAGGGCTTTTTCATCTGATCATCAATTTGTCTGCCATCATCTTTGTGGGACTTCACTTGGAGCAAGAATTTGGGCCAT CAAGGATTGGAGTTATCTACATACTCTCAGCATTTACTGGTAGTCTAGTTGCTTCTCTTTTCGTTCAAGATCGGCCATCAGTTTGTTCCTCTGGTGCTTTGGTTGGATTGCTTGGTACAATGCTCTCTGGCCTCATCAGGAATTGGAAATATTATACCAATAAG TTTGCAGGGCTAGTGGCTACCATGACTATCCTGATGACTAGTCTTGTCCTTGGACTGATACCTTACGTCAATAATTTTGCTAATTTTGGCGGATTTATGTCAGGATTCCTTCTGGGGTTTGTGCTCTTGTTCAGGCCTCAACAAGAGAAACAAACTCAAAATAAGGGAGGTCTATTTGACTTTGATGCCAAGCACATTGTCAAATGTAGGAACACTTTTGACAAGCCTGTTCAGAGGGGTGCTGCTCTTGTTATCTTTGTTTTTTT GCTTGCAGGAATTATTATGGCAGTTCTGCATGACATTAACATAAACAAGTACTGTAGCTGGTGTCACTACTTTGATTGCATTCCATCCAAATGGTGGAGCTGCACTGACGAGGCATTTCATTGTGAG
- the LOC107867889 gene encoding RHOMBOID-like protein 8 isoform X1, whose product MDHHRLSEMCKTKKNKSLISLSTTQYSFHLSKPPEFSPENMANTSKFQSQVEIKQQCCPTALRFSTELTADELINEERVPFPFFRPLSQKRANTWIISLFVILHLGAFIATMIVNDCWENSHGDCALKSLRRFSFQPLLENPLLGPSASALDEIGALRETLLTNNHQLWRIFTSPWLHAGLFHLIINLSAIIFVGLHLEQEFGPSRIGVIYILSAFTGSLVASLFVQDRPSVCSSGALVGLLGTMLSGLIRNWKYYTNKFAGLVATMTILMTSLVLGLIPYVNNFANFGGFMSGFLLGFVLLFRPQQEKQTQNKGGLFDFDAKHIVKCRNTFDKPVQRGAALVIFVFLLAGIIMAVLHDININKYCSWCHYFDCIPSKWWSCTDEAFHCEKMVNSEHLTLSCSNTGRFRVLPFNNISEARFQDMCNLICS is encoded by the exons ATGGATCATCACCGCCTCTCGGAAATGTgtaaaactaaaaagaataagTCTCTGATTTCTCTGTCTACCACTCAATATTCTTTTCATCTATCGAAACCGCCTGAGTTCTCACCGGAAAATATGGCAAATACTTCGAAATTCCAAAGCCAGGTTGAGATCAAGCAACAATGTTGTCCAACGGCGCTGAGATTCTCCACTGAGCTGACGGCCGACGAGTTAATAAACGAAGAGAGAGTTCCATTCCCATTCTTTAGGCCGTTGTCACAGAAGAGAGCTAATACATGGATTATCTCTCTCTTTGTGATCCTTCATTTGGGCGCTTTCATAGCTACAATGATTGTTAATGATTGCTGGGAGAATTCTCATGGCGATTGTGCTCTAAAATCTCTCCGTAGGTTCTCTTTTCAGCCGCTTTTGGAGAATCCTCTGCTCGGTCCCTCTGCTTCTGC GTTGGATGAAATTGGAGCGCTACGGGAGACTTTGCTGACTAATAATCATCAACTGTGGCGGATCTTCACAAGCCCATGGTTGCATGCAGGGCTTTTTCATCTGATCATCAATTTGTCTGCCATCATCTTTGTGGGACTTCACTTGGAGCAAGAATTTGGGCCAT CAAGGATTGGAGTTATCTACATACTCTCAGCATTTACTGGTAGTCTAGTTGCTTCTCTTTTCGTTCAAGATCGGCCATCAGTTTGTTCCTCTGGTGCTTTGGTTGGATTGCTTGGTACAATGCTCTCTGGCCTCATCAGGAATTGGAAATATTATACCAATAAG TTTGCAGGGCTAGTGGCTACCATGACTATCCTGATGACTAGTCTTGTCCTTGGACTGATACCTTACGTCAATAATTTTGCTAATTTTGGCGGATTTATGTCAGGATTCCTTCTGGGGTTTGTGCTCTTGTTCAGGCCTCAACAAGAGAAACAAACTCAAAATAAGGGAGGTCTATTTGACTTTGATGCCAAGCACATTGTCAAATGTAGGAACACTTTTGACAAGCCTGTTCAGAGGGGTGCTGCTCTTGTTATCTTTGTTTTTTT GCTTGCAGGAATTATTATGGCAGTTCTGCATGACATTAACATAAACAAGTACTGTAGCTGGTGTCACTACTTTGATTGCATTCCATCCAAATGGTGGAGCTGCACTGACGAGGCATTTCATTGTGAG